The following are encoded in a window of bacterium genomic DNA:
- a CDS encoding IscS subfamily cysteine desulfurase translates to MEGIYLDYNSTTPTAPEVALAMAPFFTDNFANPFNLHRFGQRARGPVNEARESVAALLGAASPDEIIFTGGGSESDNLAVKGVAAASVSRGRHVITSAIEHPAVLLACEWLADMGWDVTFLPPDDEGIVNADALAAAIRPDTVLVSIMHANNEVGTVEPVAELAAVARERGVLFHTDAVQTAGKLPVNVNDLGVDLLSISAHKFYGPKGVGALYVRNGVELVPLIHGGHQEEGRRAGTHNTPGIIGLARALELATADREEEGKRLGRLRDRLKDGILAMPGKVVVMTPAGKAMPNTLNVCFPGIEGEAIMLALDMEGISAATGSACASGSSEPSHVHAAMGCPPEVARGSIRFSLGKYTTEEDIGRVLKVLPPVVERLRAVSPTNE, encoded by the coding sequence TATGGAAGGTATTTACCTCGATTACAATTCCACGACGCCGACGGCTCCCGAAGTCGCCCTGGCCATGGCGCCGTTCTTCACCGACAACTTCGCGAACCCCTTCAACCTCCACCGCTTCGGCCAGCGCGCCCGCGGCCCGGTGAACGAGGCGCGCGAGAGCGTCGCCGCGCTCCTCGGCGCCGCTTCGCCCGACGAAATTATATTCACCGGCGGCGGCTCGGAGTCGGACAACCTCGCCGTCAAGGGCGTCGCGGCCGCCTCCGTAAGCCGAGGCCGCCACGTCATAACTTCGGCCATCGAGCACCCGGCGGTACTCCTGGCCTGCGAGTGGCTCGCCGACATGGGTTGGGACGTTACGTTCCTCCCGCCGGACGACGAGGGGATTGTTAATGCCGACGCGTTGGCGGCTGCCATCCGGCCGGATACGGTCCTGGTCTCGATAATGCACGCCAACAACGAGGTCGGAACGGTGGAGCCGGTAGCGGAGCTGGCCGCCGTCGCCCGCGAGCGCGGCGTCCTCTTCCACACCGACGCCGTCCAGACCGCCGGCAAGCTCCCGGTAAACGTAAACGACCTCGGCGTAGATCTGCTCTCCATCTCGGCCCACAAGTTCTACGGGCCGAAGGGCGTCGGCGCCCTCTACGTGCGGAACGGCGTCGAGCTGGTGCCGCTGATTCACGGCGGCCACCAGGAGGAAGGTCGCCGTGCCGGGACGCACAACACGCCGGGCATAATCGGCCTCGCCCGGGCGCTCGAGCTGGCGACGGCCGACCGGGAGGAGGAGGGCAAACGGCTAGGCCGCCTCCGCGACAGGTTGAAGGACGGCATCCTGGCGATGCCGGGCAAGGTGGTCGTTATGACGCCGGCGGGAAAAGCGATGCCCAATACGTTGAACGTCTGCTTCCCGGGCATCGAGGGCGAGGCTATAATGTTGGCGCTCGATATGGAGGGTATATCGGCGGCCACGGGCTCGGCCTGCGCCAGCGGCTCGAGCGAGCCGTCGCACGTCCACGCCGCGATGGGCTGCCCCCCCGAAGTGGCGCGCGGCTCGATTCGTTTCAGCCTGGGGAAATATACGACCGAGGAAGACATAGGCCGCGTGTTGAAGGTCCTGCCGCCCGTCGTGGAGCGGCTGCGCGCGGTATCGCCGACGAACGAGTGA
- a CDS encoding YtxH domain-containing protein: MAERDNSAGLVLLSFIVGGIVGGVLGILFAPKPGKETREDIAEAAAEIKKEAQKFAKDAKERVDGFVEESKDVIAKLSAKDKAKGKA, translated from the coding sequence ATGGCGGAAAGAGATAACAGCGCCGGGTTGGTCTTGCTGTCGTTCATCGTGGGCGGCATCGTGGGCGGCGTTCTCGGCATACTCTTCGCGCCCAAGCCGGGCAAGGAGACGCGGGAGGACATCGCCGAGGCTGCGGCCGAAATAAAGAAGGAAGCCCAAAAGTTCGCCAAAGATGCGAAAGAGCGGGTCGACGGCTTCGTCGAGGAATCGAAGGACGTGATCGCGAAGCTCTCCGCCAAGGACAAGGCCAAGGGCAAGGCTTAA